The genomic region TTCCGTCGACGACTCTGTGCGTCTCCCCGTCCGACCACAGGTCCAGACGCGTGCCCCGCGCCCCGGTGACCACGTACGGCTCCTCGGCGGCGGGGACGGTCGTGTACGGATGCCACAGGTGGGCGCGGTCGGCGGCGCGCACGCGCGCGGGATCGACAGGGGTCGGCGTCATGGTGCCCCATTGTTCACGGGACGCACCGGCGGCGGCCACGCGGGCGCCGCCAGGAATCGCGGCCGAACTTTGTGGGCTTCCACGGGTGACGGTCCCCGGCCCGAACGGCAGAGTCGTAGACGCCTCCCTGGCACGTGGACCGAACCGTCCCAGCGTGATTGGCCGCCGCTGGGCCGGTTCCCACCCGTGGTGCCGCCTCCGCCCTCGCCCCCTCCCCCGAACCGGAGTGTGCCCGCCTCCGTCGCCGATCCGAGGAGACCACCGACATGGACAGCGCCGCGAGCACCGCGCCACCGCGCCCCTGGCCCCTGCGCGCCGAGCGCCCCGGCCCGGCCGGGTCCGGCCCGTCCCTGCCCTTCGCGTGGTTGGACGGGGCCGCCCGCCGGCGCGCCGAGGCCGGCCTGACCCGCCGCACGGTGCCGCGTCCCGTCGACGACGCGCTCCTGGACCTGGCGGGCAACGACTACCTGGGCCTGCTGCGCCACCCGGAGGTCGTGCGCGCGGCGGCCGACGCCGCCCACGCCTGGGGGGCGGGGACCGGCGGGTCCCGCCTGGTCACGGGCGACACCGAGCTGCACGGTGAGCTGGAGCGCGAGCTGGCCGACTTCTACGGCACCGAGGCCGCGCTCGTGTTCTCCTCCGGCTACGCGGCCAACCTGGCGATGGTCACGGCCCTGGCCGCCCCCGACGAGGGTGACGCGCCCCTGGTCGTGTGCGACCGCTACAACCACGCCTCGCTGATCGACGCCACCCGGCTGGCCAAGGCCTCCGGCGCGCGCGTCACGGTCTTCGACCACGCCGACCCCGGACACGCCGCCGCGGCCCTGGAGGGCGCGCGGGAGCGTGCCCTGCTGCTGAGCGACACGGTCTTCTCCGTGGACGGCGACCTCACCGACGTGGCCGCACTGGCGGAGACAGCGCGCGGGACGGGCGTCACCGCCCTGTTGCTGGACGACGCGCACGGGCTGGGCGTCGTGGGTCCCGGGGGGCGTGGCACCCTCACCCTCGCCGGGCTGCGCGGCGCCCGCGACGTCGTGGTGTCGGTGACGCTGTCGAAGTCGCTGGGCGCCCAGGGCGGCGCCGTGCTCGGGCCGCGCAGGGTCATCCGGCACCTGGTGGAGACCGCGCGCACGTTCGTGTTCGACACGGGGCTCGCACCTGCCTCGGCGGGCGCGGCGCTGGCGGCCCTGCGCGTGCTGCGGGCCGAACCCGAGCGCGCCGACGCCGTCCGGGGGCGGGCGATGGAGCTGTCGCGGGGGCTGCGCGAGCGCGGGCTGACGGTGAGTACGCCGGACGCGGCCGTGGTGTCGGTGATCGCCCCGTCCCGCGAGTCCGCGCTCGCGTGGCGCTCGGCCTGCCTGGAGGCGGGCGTGCGTGTGGGGTGCTTCCGCCCGCCGTCGGTCCCCGACGGCCGGTCGCGGCTGCGGCTGACCGCCCGGGCGACCCTGGACGACGCCGCGGTGCGCCGGGTGCTGGACGTCGTCTCCACCACGCGTCCCAGGTAGCCTGGCCCATGCTGGAGCCCTTGTTCGGGAGGCGGTAGCAGCGGTGTCTGAGCGCGGTGACGACGGATCCGGGGCGGAGGTCCCCGAGAACCCGCCCGGGTCCCCCTCCGACGACGCCCGGACCGGTGACGGCACGCGTCCGGACGATCACACGCCGGTGGACGGGGACGCACGTCCGGCCGAGCCCGGCGCGGCCGACGGCGACGCGGACGACGGGCCCGCGGACGACAGCGACGGGTCCGCCCCCGGGGACGGCGGCGCGCCGCGCCGGCCGCGCGGCCGGCGCAGGGCCCGTGCCGCCCTCGTGGCCAGTGCCGTCCTGGTCCTCGCCCTGATCGTCACCCTGGTCGTGCCCCCGGCCCGTGACGGCCTGGTCAACCTGTGGTGCGAGGCCACCGACGGCGTCTGCCCGGTCGAGGAGCTGCCGCCCATCACCGAGGACGAGGAGACCGACCCCCGGGTGCGCATGGAGCCCGAGGAGGCGGCCCTGTGGGGCAACTACGTGGCGCTGGGCGACTCCTACTCCTCCGGTGACGGCGCGGGCGACTACGACCCCGCCACCGCCGAACCGGGCGGGTGCTGGCGCTCGGAGCACGCCTACTCCCAGCTCATCCAGCAGGAGTTCGACTTCGCCGGCTCGCTCGGCTTCTACGCGTGCAGCAGCCACCGGGCCACCCACATGCTGGAACAGCTCGGCACCCCCGAGTCGCAGATCGAGCGGGTCACCGAGCACACCTCGCTGGTCACGCTCGGCATCGGCGGCAACGACCTCGGCTTCATCCCCGTGCTGCGCACCTGCATCGTGCGGATGCCGCTGCTCGACAACGGCGCCTGCCAGGCCCAGGAGGGGGAGATCGGACGGCGGCTGGACGCGTTCGAGGAGGACCTGACCGAGGTGCTCGGCGAGATCCGCGACCGCGCTCCCGACGCCCGCGTGCTCGTCCTGGGCTACCCGCGGCTGTTCCCCGAGGAGCCGCAGGGCATGTACTACACGCTGACCGTCAGCGACCAGGAGTGGCTGAACGGCATCGGCCGCGACCTCAACGAGCGCATCCGCGACGTCGTCTACGAGGTGGACGGCGACGTGTACGGAGAACGGCAGGCGGGCAGCGTCGAGTACGTCAACACCTACAGCGCCCTCAACGGCTACGAGGTGAGCGCCGACGAGGCGTGGCTGAACGGCATCGTGCTCGGCCAGTTCGGCGAGGGGCTGCGCGTGGACCGCGCGAGCTTCCACCCCACCGCCCAGGGCCAGATGTCCATCGCCGACCGTGTCCGCCGGCAGGTCGAGCAGGGGCCCGAGCGTGTCCTCTACGTGTCGCGGGAGACCCTGGCGAGCGCCGACGACGACCGGCTGGCGGCCGAGCTCGGCGGCCCCCTCGCCCCGGTCATCGGCCCGCCCGCGCCCGGCACCGAGGCGGACGGCGAGTAGGGGCGGCGTGCAGGAGGCGGCGCGGACTCCGGGGCGCCGCCGGGTCGTACCCGACGGCGCCCCGGAGTCCGAGGGCCCGCCCCGGCGCCCGCCCCGGGACGTGTTCGGAACGGGCCGCCCCGACTCCCGCCCTAGCGGCCGGCCCGGAGCTCGGCCAGGACCTCGCCGAAGCGGTCCAGGCCCCAGTTGAGGTCCTCCTCGCTGATGACCAGCGGCGGCGACATCCGCACCGTGGAACCGTGCGTGTCCTTGACCAGCACACCGTGCTCGGCGAGCTTCAGGCACAGCTCCTTGCCGGTGCCCAGCGCCGGGTCGACGTCGATGCCCGCCCACAGGCCGATGCTGCGCGCCGACACCACCCCGTCGCCCTCGAACTCCTTGAGCCGCCGCCTGAGCACCTCGCCCAGGCGCCGCGCGTTCTCCAGGTACGGACCCTCGGTCAGCATCGTGACCACCTGCCGCCCGACGGCGCCCGCCAGCGGGTTGCCGCCGAACGTGCTGCCGTGCTGCCCGGGCTGGATCACCCCGAGGACGTCCTCGTCGGCGACCATCGCCGACACCGGCAGGATGCCCCCGCCCAGGGCCTTGCCGAACAGGTAGGCGTCGGGGACCACACCGGTGTGCTCGCAGGCCCGGATGGTCCCGGTCCGGCCGAGCCCCGACTGCACCTCGTCGGCGATGAACAGCACGCGTTCGCGGTCACAGATCTCGCGGACCCGCGGCAGGTAGTCCTGCGGCGGCACGATGACGCCCGCCTCGCCCTGGACGGGTTCGATCAGCACGGCCGCCGTGGTGTGGTCGATCGCCTGCGCGATGGCCTCGGCGTCCCCGTAGGGCACCGAGCGGAAGCCCGGCGTGTAGGGCCCGAAACCGGTCCTGGCCTCGGTGTCGGACGAGAACGAGATGATCGTGGTCGTACGCCCGTGGAAGTTCGCGCCCGCGACGACGATGGTCGCCTGGTCCTGCGGGATGCCCTTGACCTCGTAGCCCCATTTGCGGGCCACCTTGATGCCGGTCTCCACCGCCTCCGCGCCGGTGTTCATCGGCAGGACCTTCTCCTTGCCGACCATGTCGGCCAGGGCGCCGACCCACGGGCCGAACTGGTCGTTGTAGAAGGCGCGGCTGGTGAGCGTCACCCGGTCGATCTGCCGGTGCGCCGCCGCGAGGAGGTCGGGGTTGTGGTGGCCGAAGTTCATGGCCGAGTACCCGGCCAGGCAGTCCAGGTACCGGCGCCCCTCGACGTCGGTCACCCAGGCCCCGCGGCCCTCGGCGATCACGACGGGCAGGGGTGCGTAGTTGTGCGCCGAACGCGCCTGTGCGAGCGCGATGTGATCCGCGCTGGTGAGTGCTTGTCCGCCCGGGTTTCCGGCGGAGTCCTGCTGGCCCAGATTCTGGGTGCTGCTCATCTAGCCGCTCCGATCACCATTGACCGTTGTCAGTCCTGAGATACCCACCGTCGGGCGCGGTAGAGCCCTCGGGTGAGAAACCATCAAGAGTTGAACAGATCACACACCACCCCCACAAGAGGTAACCGATGTCACGCGCCGGGCCGCGGTCCGAAACCTCGGCCACGGGGGCCTCGAACACCCTCTGAGCGGGGCCGTCACTTCCGGTGTGACCTGCGAGGACTCCGCCAGTGACGCGGTCCACAACCCCGCTGGCGATCGGGTCGGCCCCTGAGGGGTACCGTCGCGTGAAAGCCACACGGCCGCCGTGACCCCGCGGGCGGCCCCGGACCATGCCAGGGAGGTCGGGCGTGTCCATCCATGCGTCTGCGAACGAGTCCCCCGACGCGCCCTTCTCGCTGTCCCGCCTGGTGTCCGCCGTCACCGACGCCGTCCCCGACCGCGTCGCGCTGGTGGCCGGACCCCGTCGGCTGACCTACCGCGCCCTGCACGACCGCTCGGTGCGCCTGGCCCGCCACCTCGTGGCCGAGGGCGTGCGCCCCGGCGAACACGTGGCGGTGCTGTCCTTCAACCGCGCGGAGTGGATGGAGTCCTTCCTCGGGGTCCTGGCCGCGGGCGCCGTCCCGGTCAACGTCAACTACCGCTACGTCGCCGGCGAACTGCGCCACGTGCTGGCCGACGCGCACGCGGTCGCGCTGATCGCCGAGGACTCCCTGGCCGCGGCCGTCACCGCGATCCGCCCCGACCTGCCCCGACTGCGGCACGTGCTGCTGATCGAGGACGGCGGCGTGCGCGACACGGCTCTGGAGGGCACCGACTACGAGACCGCTCTGGCCGCGCGCGCCCCGGACGCCGACGACGCCCCCGCGCTGCCCGGGACCGGCGGCGACGACCACTACCTGCTCTACACCGGCGGTACCACCGGCTACCCCAAGGGCGTGCTGTGGCGCCAGGCGGACATCTTCCGCGCCGCGCTGGAGCGCCGCGCCCCCGGCGCACCGCGCGCCGGGTCGCCCGCCGACGTCGCCGCACGCGCCGCCGCCTGCTTCCCCCAGCGCATGCTCGTGCTCGGCCCGCTCATGCACGCCGCCGGCCAGTGGAACGCGCTCAGCATGCTGCTCTGCGGCAAGCGCGTCGTGCTCTCCACCGACCGCAGCTACCGGCCCGACCGCGTCCTCGAACTCGCGCACCGCGAGGGCGTGCACGCCGTACAGCTGGTGGGCGACGCCATGGCCCGCCCGCTGGCGCGGCACCTGCTCACCGAGCCCGGCCTGTGCCCGGACCTGACCTCGGTGCGTTCGGGCGGCACACCGCTCACCCCGGCCGTGCGGGCGCTCTGGCGCGCCTGGCGCGAGGACGTGGTCCTGGCCGACGCCTACGGCGGCTCGGAGACCGGCGTGTGCGGTTCGGCCACCGGCGAGGACGACGACGGCTCCGGCGACGCCCGTGAGGGCGCACCGACGCTCTCCGGCAGCCCGGACCTGCGCAGCTTCACCATGGGCGGCAGCATCGCCGTGCTCGACGACGACCTGCGTCCCCTTCCCCCCGGCTCACCGGTGGTGGGCCGCATCGCGCGCAGCGGTCGGATCCCACTGGGCTACTACAACGACCCGATCGCCACCGGCCGGACCTTCCCCACCGGCGCCGACGGGCGCCGCTGGGCCCTGTCCGGCGACTACGGGACGCGCGCCCACGACGGGTCCATCGCCCTGCTGGGCCGGGGCAACGCCGTGATCAACACCGCCGGGGAGAAGGTCTACCCCGAGGAGGTCGAGGCCGCGCTGAAGGCCCACCCGGCCGTGGAGGACGCGATCGTGGTGCCCGCCCCCGACGAACACCTCGGCCAGCGCGTCACGGCCCTGGTCTCCGTGGCCGCGGGCGCGCGCCTGCGCGAGGCCGAGCTGCGCGCGCACTGCCGTGTGCGGCTGGCCGGATTCAAGGTCCCGCGGACGGTGCACTTCGTCGACCGGGTGCGGCGCACAGCGGTCGGCAAGCAGGACTACCGCTGGGCGGCGTCGGTCGCCCAGAGCGGCGAGAGCACCACGCCGAGTTTCGGACTCTGAACACCAGCCACACCAGTCAACCGAAACGCGGCAGGCCCCATCCCGGACCCACCTCCGGCACCCCGCTCCCCCGTTAGACTGGCCGGGCCCGGCCCGGCCCCGGGACCTCGCCGGTCCCTCCCCCAGTACGCCCCGGGCGGCACACACCCAGCGGTGGTCGGCCCAGCGCCCCTCGACGAACGCGTCCCGGCCCCCGCATCTGAACCGACCCGCTGTCCCGCGGGTGGGTACGGTGACCACACAGGACGGAGGACGGCGCCCCCTTCCCGGGCCCGCCCGGGCCGGCGCCCTACAACTCAGATGGCCAAGTCAGCAGGCTCCTTCATCTTCAACGCGGTGCGCGGCGGGGCCGTCGGCACCTCCGAGGCGCTGCCCGGCATCAGCGGCGGCACGGTCGCCCTGATCGTCGGCCTCTACGACCAACTCATCGGCGGCGCGGGCCACATGGTCAGCGGCATCAAGCGCTACGTCACCGACGTGCCGCGCGGCCGCGGCAAGGACCGCGCGAACGAGCAGTTCCGGCAGGTGGACTGGAGCGTCCTCGTCCCGGCCCTGATCGGCATGGCCGTCGCGCTCCTCCTGGCCGCCGTTCTGCTCTCCCCCCTGGTGGAGGAGTACGCCCAGTACGCCTACGCCCTGTTCTTCGGCCTCGTCCTGGCCTGCCTGTGGATCCCCTACACGGGGGCGGGCCGGACGTGGCGCGCCTGGCACTACCTGGTCGCGCTGGCCGTCGCCGCCCTCGCGTTCCTCCTGACCGGCCTGCCGGGGGCGAGCCTGCCCACCAACCCGGTGTTCGTGTTCCTGGGCGGCGCCGTCGCGATCTGCGCGCTCGTGCTGCCGGGCCTGTCCGGTTCGTTCATCCTGCTCACGCTCGGTCTCTACGAGCCCACCATGCAGGCGGTGCGCAACGCCGACGTGGTCTACCTCGGGACCATGGCGCTCGGCATGGTGACCGGCCTGGCCCTGTTCGTGAAGCTCCTGCAGTACCTGCTGGAGAACTTCCACCACCTCACCCTGGTCGTGCTCACCGGCCTGATGGCGGGCTCGCTGCGCGCCCTGTGGCCGTGGCAGGACCACGACCGCAACCCGCTGCCCATCACCGACGTGCCCGTGACCGTGTCCTTCGCGGTGCTCGGGTTCGTCGTGGTCGCCGCGGCGATCGTCTACGAACAGCGCAAGAAGGCCCGGACGGGGGCGGCCGGAGCGGCGCCCACCCGCGTCCACTAGGCTCGGCCCCACCTGACGCGGGGTGCCGGGAGGTGCAGTCCTCCCGGCTGAGAGCACACCCGTCGAACCTGCCCTAGGTCGTTCTAGCGAAGGAACGTCATGAGCGCGTACAACGTGTTGTCCGTGGCCGGGAGCGACCCGAGCGGCGGTGCCGGGATCCAGGCCGACCTCAAGGCCTTCTCCGCCCACGGGGTCTTCGGGATGACCGTGGTCACCGCACTGACCGCCCAGTCCACCCGCGGTGTCACCGGCGTCCACGGCGTCCCGGCCGAGTTCGTCACCCACCAGGCGGACACACTGCTGTCCGACGCCACCGTGCACGCGGTCAAGATCGGGATGCTGGGCACGGCCGAGGTCACCGGAGCCGTGGCCGGGGCGATCGACCGCCACCGCCTGGTCAACGTGGTGCTGGACCCGGTGATGGTCGCCAAGAGCGGCGACCGGCTGTTGGAGGACTCGGCGATCGAGGCCCTGCGCACCCTGCTCCTGCCGCGCGCGGACCTGCTCACCCCGAATCTTCCCGAGGCGGCCGACCTGTTGGGCGTGTCGGAGGCCGTCAGCCTGAAGGAGATGCGCGACCAGGCCGAGCGGCTGCTGGAGCTCGGTCCGCGGCGGGTCCTGCTCAAGGGGGGCCAC from Nocardiopsis aegyptia harbors:
- a CDS encoding 8-amino-7-oxononanoate synthase; protein product: MDSAASTAPPRPWPLRAERPGPAGSGPSLPFAWLDGAARRRAEAGLTRRTVPRPVDDALLDLAGNDYLGLLRHPEVVRAAADAAHAWGAGTGGSRLVTGDTELHGELERELADFYGTEAALVFSSGYAANLAMVTALAAPDEGDAPLVVCDRYNHASLIDATRLAKASGARVTVFDHADPGHAAAALEGARERALLLSDTVFSVDGDLTDVAALAETARGTGVTALLLDDAHGLGVVGPGGRGTLTLAGLRGARDVVVSVTLSKSLGAQGGAVLGPRRVIRHLVETARTFVFDTGLAPASAGAALAALRVLRAEPERADAVRGRAMELSRGLRERGLTVSTPDAAVVSVIAPSRESALAWRSACLEAGVRVGCFRPPSVPDGRSRLRLTARATLDDAAVRRVLDVVSTTRPR
- a CDS encoding SGNH/GDSL hydrolase family protein translates to MSERGDDGSGAEVPENPPGSPSDDARTGDGTRPDDHTPVDGDARPAEPGAADGDADDGPADDSDGSAPGDGGAPRRPRGRRRARAALVASAVLVLALIVTLVVPPARDGLVNLWCEATDGVCPVEELPPITEDEETDPRVRMEPEEAALWGNYVALGDSYSSGDGAGDYDPATAEPGGCWRSEHAYSQLIQQEFDFAGSLGFYACSSHRATHMLEQLGTPESQIERVTEHTSLVTLGIGGNDLGFIPVLRTCIVRMPLLDNGACQAQEGEIGRRLDAFEEDLTEVLGEIRDRAPDARVLVLGYPRLFPEEPQGMYYTLTVSDQEWLNGIGRDLNERIRDVVYEVDGDVYGERQAGSVEYVNTYSALNGYEVSADEAWLNGIVLGQFGEGLRVDRASFHPTAQGQMSIADRVRRQVEQGPERVLYVSRETLASADDDRLAAELGGPLAPVIGPPAPGTEADGE
- the rocD gene encoding ornithine--oxo-acid transaminase; translation: MSSTQNLGQQDSAGNPGGQALTSADHIALAQARSAHNYAPLPVVIAEGRGAWVTDVEGRRYLDCLAGYSAMNFGHHNPDLLAAAHRQIDRVTLTSRAFYNDQFGPWVGALADMVGKEKVLPMNTGAEAVETGIKVARKWGYEVKGIPQDQATIVVAGANFHGRTTTIISFSSDTEARTGFGPYTPGFRSVPYGDAEAIAQAIDHTTAAVLIEPVQGEAGVIVPPQDYLPRVREICDRERVLFIADEVQSGLGRTGTIRACEHTGVVPDAYLFGKALGGGILPVSAMVADEDVLGVIQPGQHGSTFGGNPLAGAVGRQVVTMLTEGPYLENARRLGEVLRRRLKEFEGDGVVSARSIGLWAGIDVDPALGTGKELCLKLAEHGVLVKDTHGSTVRMSPPLVISEEDLNWGLDRFGEVLAELRAGR
- a CDS encoding acyl-CoA synthetase; the encoded protein is MSIHASANESPDAPFSLSRLVSAVTDAVPDRVALVAGPRRLTYRALHDRSVRLARHLVAEGVRPGEHVAVLSFNRAEWMESFLGVLAAGAVPVNVNYRYVAGELRHVLADAHAVALIAEDSLAAAVTAIRPDLPRLRHVLLIEDGGVRDTALEGTDYETALAARAPDADDAPALPGTGGDDHYLLYTGGTTGYPKGVLWRQADIFRAALERRAPGAPRAGSPADVAARAAACFPQRMLVLGPLMHAAGQWNALSMLLCGKRVVLSTDRSYRPDRVLELAHREGVHAVQLVGDAMARPLARHLLTEPGLCPDLTSVRSGGTPLTPAVRALWRAWREDVVLADAYGGSETGVCGSATGEDDDGSGDAREGAPTLSGSPDLRSFTMGGSIAVLDDDLRPLPPGSPVVGRIARSGRIPLGYYNDPIATGRTFPTGADGRRWALSGDYGTRAHDGSIALLGRGNAVINTAGEKVYPEEVEAALKAHPAVEDAIVVPAPDEHLGQRVTALVSVAAGARLREAELRAHCRVRLAGFKVPRTVHFVDRVRRTAVGKQDYRWAASVAQSGESTTPSFGL
- a CDS encoding DUF368 domain-containing protein, whose translation is MAKSAGSFIFNAVRGGAVGTSEALPGISGGTVALIVGLYDQLIGGAGHMVSGIKRYVTDVPRGRGKDRANEQFRQVDWSVLVPALIGMAVALLLAAVLLSPLVEEYAQYAYALFFGLVLACLWIPYTGAGRTWRAWHYLVALAVAALAFLLTGLPGASLPTNPVFVFLGGAVAICALVLPGLSGSFILLTLGLYEPTMQAVRNADVVYLGTMALGMVTGLALFVKLLQYLLENFHHLTLVVLTGLMAGSLRALWPWQDHDRNPLPITDVPVTVSFAVLGFVVVAAAIVYEQRKKARTGAAGAAPTRVH
- the thiD gene encoding bifunctional hydroxymethylpyrimidine kinase/phosphomethylpyrimidine kinase; amino-acid sequence: MSAYNVLSVAGSDPSGGAGIQADLKAFSAHGVFGMTVVTALTAQSTRGVTGVHGVPAEFVTHQADTLLSDATVHAVKIGMLGTAEVTGAVAGAIDRHRLVNVVLDPVMVAKSGDRLLEDSAIEALRTLLLPRADLLTPNLPEAADLLGVSEAVSLKEMRDQAERLLELGPRRVLLKGGHLAGEESVDVLVSRDEEPLELRAPRVDTRNSHGTGCTLSSSIAALLPQRPGTASAVRDAKAYLTEALRRSDEIDAGGGQGPVHHFHPWW